The Thermus islandicus DSM 21543 DNA segment GGGCCGGGCCGAAGGAGGGTTATGAGGGTAGCCTTGGTCACCGATTCCACCGCCGACCTGCCGAAGCCCTTGAGGGAAGGGCTCGGAATCCGGGTCGTGCCCCTCTACGTGCACCTCGGGGGGAGGGTGTACCGGGACTGGGAGGAGATCACCCCCGGGGAGATCGTCCAGAAGGTACGGGCGGGAGAGACCTTCCCCACCACCAGTCAGCCCTCGCCCGAGGACTTCGCCAGGACGTACGCCCAGGCCCTCGAGGCGGCAGACCACGTCCTCTCGCTCCACCTCTCGGGCAGGCTCTCGGGCACGGTGCGCTCCGCGGAGCTGGCCGCGGGCCAGTTCCCCGGCAAGGTCACGGTCCTGGACACCCAGGCCACCTCTTTGGGCCTGGGCATGATGGTCCTAAGGGCCCACGAGCTCCTCTCGGAAGGGTACGGCCTGGAGGCCATGCTCAAGGAGA contains these protein-coding regions:
- a CDS encoding DegV family protein, with the translated sequence MRVALVTDSTADLPKPLREGLGIRVVPLYVHLGGRVYRDWEEITPGEIVQKVRAGETFPTTSQPSPEDFARTYAQALEAADHVLSLHLSGRLSGTVRSAELAAGQFPGKVTVLDTQATSLGLGMMVLRAHELLSEGYGLEAMLKEIHRIRADHFVRFTTATLEFLKRGGRIGGAQALLGTLLNLKPILTLKEGRVETAGRARGERKAREEIVRDFQAWAAGRPRIRAFFLYSGEEEAVRELRERVLALGLPVEEALVSEIGAVIASHTGPGAYGVYAYSL